Proteins from a genomic interval of Fuerstiella sp.:
- a CDS encoding acyl-CoA thioesterase, whose translation MASTFSMNRIVEFSETDMAGIVHFSSFYIWMEQAEHAFFRSLGLTIASHQTDGTTIGFPRVSASCRFVSPARFEDTVMVQLQVQRIGIKSVTYESIFSIDGRLVASGTLKTVCCRFRSGESLESIQIPDLYLSKLQEYSEPSDQPGTT comes from the coding sequence ATGGCATCAACCTTTTCCATGAACCGAATCGTGGAGTTCAGTGAAACAGATATGGCCGGGATCGTACATTTCTCCAGTTTCTACATCTGGATGGAACAGGCAGAGCACGCGTTTTTCCGGTCTCTGGGTCTGACGATCGCCAGCCACCAGACTGATGGAACCACAATCGGATTTCCTCGCGTGTCTGCGTCGTGTCGCTTTGTCTCGCCGGCGAGGTTCGAAGACACAGTCATGGTTCAACTGCAGGTTCAGCGTATTGGTATCAAGTCCGTGACGTATGAATCGATTTTTTCGATCGATGGCCGACTGGTTGCCAGCGGCACACTCAAAACCGTCTGCTGCAGATTTCGATCCGGGGAATCTCTCGAATCAATTCAGATTCCTGATCTGTACCTGTCAAAACTTCAGGAGTATTCAGAACCATCGGACCAGCCCGGAACAACGTGA
- a CDS encoding c-type cytochrome has translation MSRLLFSGWLLLILVSPCSVAQTLEQKLREESIDRLVRDVRRIGSAERGAIVFHQPSMACSRCHDLYGSGPAGLGPDLAVWTEKPGDQEMIESVLQPSKVIRRGYETIQVVTVQGTVLSGLLHSERNQVLTLREALSGRLIPITADDIEIRRQTAVSTMPAGQVSQLTSRHQFLDLMKYLYEVRDGGRARAKELQPPPSMFAVSIPEYESHVDHAGLISDLGDESFERGEAIYNRLCINCHGDLHAPGSLPTALRFAEGRFKSVSDPYGMYRTLTHGFGFMVAQTWMVPRQKYDVIHYIREAYLREHNPSQYVSINDKYLAELPVGDTRGPEPANLDPYATMDYGPGLINTYEIGTDGSNFAYKGIAVRLDQGPGGIARGSAWMIFDHDTLRMAAAWTADPQQTSDRFIDWNGIHFNGRHRIHPRIVGELQVSNPTGPGWARPDTDSLKDTERVIGRDSRRYGPLPRDWARYRGFYTADDRMIIHYTVGTTSVMEMPGMIPSGDSNTPTVFSRSFNLGPRRSSLTLVVGTCSDLSAGFESGTDWARLSPVHRTDRRNKESDVRSDTSPTKLATGIIAGLSNHVTGMKWSHRDGQLCLIIPQGTEPLNFVLWFAGIHPEVGNIEFPAIETCPDLLSVATSGQARWKEEITTVVTPGNEDGPFAADQLTLPRNNPWLAQMRLTGLDFLDDGDRMAVCTWDGDVWLAQGLKNLQETATLKWKRIACGLFQPLGLKLIDGRIFVTCRDQIVVLEDRNGDRETNYYRAFNNDHQVTEHFHEFAMGLQTDDDGNLYYAKSARHAKKALVPHHGTLLRVSADGERTDIVANGFRAANGVCLNQDGSFVVTDQEGHWNPKNRINWVRKGGFYGNMFGYHNVTDSSDSAMEQPLCWITNEFDRSPGELLWVESESWGPLNGSLLNLSYGYGRVYVVPFEKLNGQPQGGMCELPIPQFPTGTMRGRFNPTDGHLYTCGMVAWGSSQTHSGGLYRLRATGNPSWLPCGLTTHVDGISMEFTDALHPTAAENPENYRLKAWSLRRTANYGSEHYDEHPLEVTSVSLSGDGRTVRLTVPGIAPTWCMEIRCQIKTPHGRTEERVIHNTIHQLNE, from the coding sequence ATGTCACGTTTGCTGTTTTCGGGTTGGTTGCTGCTGATACTGGTCTCTCCCTGCAGTGTTGCCCAAACGCTGGAGCAGAAACTCAGGGAAGAATCCATCGACAGACTGGTGCGTGATGTCCGGCGCATCGGTAGCGCCGAACGAGGTGCCATTGTCTTTCATCAACCCTCAATGGCCTGCTCACGGTGTCATGATCTGTACGGTTCCGGTCCGGCCGGTCTGGGTCCGGATCTGGCAGTATGGACTGAAAAACCCGGTGATCAGGAGATGATTGAATCTGTCCTGCAGCCGTCAAAGGTCATCCGCAGAGGCTACGAGACAATTCAGGTGGTGACCGTTCAGGGTACAGTCCTTTCCGGGCTGCTTCATTCGGAACGCAACCAGGTGCTCACACTCCGCGAAGCCCTGTCCGGACGACTGATTCCGATCACGGCAGATGACATCGAAATACGGCGGCAGACTGCGGTCTCAACGATGCCTGCCGGACAGGTCAGTCAACTCACCAGCCGTCACCAGTTTCTGGATCTGATGAAGTACCTGTATGAAGTTCGTGACGGAGGTCGGGCACGCGCCAAAGAACTTCAACCTCCTCCATCAATGTTTGCTGTATCGATTCCCGAATACGAATCACACGTTGATCACGCGGGCCTGATCAGCGATCTCGGTGACGAGTCGTTCGAACGTGGCGAAGCGATCTATAATCGGCTCTGTATCAATTGTCATGGTGACCTTCACGCCCCGGGTTCTCTGCCCACCGCTCTGAGATTTGCTGAAGGACGCTTCAAAAGCGTCAGTGATCCCTACGGGATGTACAGAACACTGACACATGGTTTTGGATTTATGGTTGCTCAGACTTGGATGGTGCCCCGACAGAAATACGACGTGATTCACTACATTCGCGAAGCGTACCTCCGTGAACACAATCCGTCGCAGTACGTCAGTATCAACGATAAATATCTTGCTGAGCTTCCTGTTGGTGATACGCGCGGGCCGGAACCGGCAAATCTGGATCCCTACGCGACAATGGACTACGGTCCTGGACTGATCAATACGTATGAGATCGGTACAGACGGTTCTAACTTCGCATATAAAGGGATCGCCGTTCGTCTGGATCAGGGTCCCGGTGGAATCGCACGTGGCTCCGCATGGATGATATTTGATCACGATACTTTGCGTATGGCAGCTGCATGGACAGCCGATCCTCAGCAAACCAGCGATCGTTTCATCGACTGGAACGGGATTCATTTCAACGGCCGGCACCGCATCCACCCGCGCATCGTTGGCGAACTTCAGGTCTCGAACCCCACCGGTCCCGGCTGGGCTCGTCCTGACACAGACAGTCTGAAAGATACCGAACGTGTGATTGGCCGAGACAGTCGACGATACGGCCCCCTCCCGCGTGACTGGGCGCGTTACCGAGGTTTCTACACAGCCGATGACCGTATGATCATTCACTACACCGTCGGGACGACGTCCGTTATGGAAATGCCGGGAATGATCCCGTCGGGTGACTCCAACACACCAACCGTGTTCAGTCGGTCTTTTAATCTGGGACCACGGAGGAGCAGTCTTACACTTGTTGTGGGCACGTGTTCCGATCTCTCTGCCGGTTTTGAATCGGGTACAGACTGGGCTCGACTGTCACCCGTTCATCGAACAGACCGAAGAAATAAAGAATCAGACGTCCGGTCCGACACGTCACCGACCAAGCTGGCCACAGGTATCATCGCGGGGCTTTCAAATCATGTCACCGGGATGAAGTGGTCTCATCGCGATGGTCAGTTGTGTCTCATAATTCCACAGGGAACCGAACCACTCAACTTTGTGTTGTGGTTTGCAGGGATACATCCGGAGGTCGGCAATATCGAATTTCCGGCCATCGAAACATGTCCGGATCTGTTGTCTGTTGCAACATCCGGACAGGCGCGCTGGAAAGAAGAAATCACCACCGTTGTCACACCGGGTAACGAAGACGGACCGTTCGCTGCGGATCAGCTGACTCTGCCCCGGAACAATCCGTGGCTGGCTCAAATGCGTCTCACCGGACTGGATTTTCTGGATGACGGAGATCGAATGGCAGTGTGTACGTGGGATGGTGATGTCTGGCTGGCTCAAGGCCTGAAAAACCTGCAGGAAACCGCCACTCTGAAGTGGAAACGCATTGCCTGCGGACTGTTTCAGCCCCTCGGACTCAAGTTGATCGACGGTCGTATCTTCGTCACCTGTCGGGATCAAATCGTAGTCCTTGAGGACCGAAATGGTGACCGGGAAACCAACTACTATCGGGCCTTCAATAATGACCATCAGGTCACGGAGCATTTCCACGAATTCGCCATGGGACTTCAGACCGATGATGACGGAAACCTGTACTATGCCAAATCGGCACGTCATGCAAAAAAGGCGCTGGTCCCACACCATGGAACACTGCTGCGAGTCTCCGCTGACGGGGAACGAACCGACATTGTGGCAAACGGCTTTCGCGCCGCAAATGGGGTGTGTCTCAATCAGGACGGATCATTTGTCGTAACCGACCAGGAAGGACACTGGAACCCCAAAAATCGGATCAACTGGGTACGGAAAGGTGGTTTCTATGGCAATATGTTCGGTTATCACAACGTAACAGATTCTTCTGACAGCGCAATGGAACAACCTTTGTGCTGGATTACCAATGAATTCGATCGCTCACCCGGCGAACTTCTGTGGGTCGAGAGTGAATCATGGGGACCACTCAATGGGTCACTGTTGAATCTGTCGTACGGTTACGGCAGGGTCTATGTTGTACCTTTTGAAAAACTCAACGGTCAGCCTCAGGGGGGCATGTGTGAACTTCCGATTCCTCAGTTCCCGACAGGAACCATGCGAGGACGCTTCAACCCGACAGACGGACATCTGTACACCTGCGGGATGGTCGCCTGGGGCAGCAGTCAAACTCACTCCGGTGGACTGTATCGTCTCAGAGCAACCGGAAACCCATCCTGGCTTCCGTGTGGCCTGACAACACATGTCGACGGAATCTCCATGGAATTCACGGACGCACTACACCCCACAGCTGCAGAAAATCCCGAAAATTACAGACTCAAAGCGTGGTCACTCCGGCGTACAGCCAACTACGGTTCAGAGCACTACGACGAACACCCACTGGAAGTCACCTCGGTGTCACTTTCCGGTGACGGAAGAACAGTGCGCCTTACGGTTCCCGGAATTGCTCCCACGTGGTGCATGGAGATTCGCTGTCAAATAAAGACACCACACGGCCGAACTGAAGAACGTGTCATTCATAATACGATCCACCAACTGAACGAATAA
- a CDS encoding sulfatase, which yields MRNTILFLLVLSCLEPAFARKPNVVFILADDLGWRDLSNEGSSYYESPHIDRIAREGMKFTRGYATCQVCSPSRASILTGKYPTNHGITTWIGDRSGEAWRDTGRNDSHLPPEYNQQLRASEITLPEVIQKSGYRTFFAGKWHLGSRGSWPTDHGFEINSGGWDVGSPRGGYFSPWQNPNLHSGTAGESLTLRLGRETANFIESSRDEPFFAYLSFYSVHSPIQTTPRLWKKYRRKAVAAGLARERFVFDRRLSVRQVQDCPVYAGMIETMDNAVGMVLRKLDELGLTEHTIVCFTSDNGGVSSGDAYSTCNLPLRGGKGRQWEGGIREPFYLKAPGITRPGSTNAVPVSGIDWYPTLLELVGLQVPESQQVDGVSLVPLLQGKSIPGRPLYWHYPHYGNQGGEPSSIITENNWKLIHYHEDGRDELYHLARDETEQTNLATTELRRVRIMRTRLDSWLTATGAKFPIRDSKADLVKRKARFDSLATLGKEKLERQHGDFLNPDFRPNSDWWGSVPGD from the coding sequence ATGAGAAATACTATTCTTTTCCTTCTTGTCCTCAGCTGCCTTGAGCCTGCCTTTGCCAGGAAACCTAACGTCGTGTTCATTCTGGCGGACGACCTCGGTTGGCGCGACCTCAGCAACGAGGGCTCCTCCTATTACGAGAGCCCGCACATCGACCGTATCGCCCGGGAAGGCATGAAATTCACTCGTGGTTACGCCACCTGTCAGGTATGCAGTCCTTCCCGGGCCAGTATCCTCACCGGCAAATACCCCACCAACCACGGGATCACCACATGGATCGGCGATCGGTCAGGAGAGGCCTGGCGTGATACCGGCCGAAACGACAGTCACCTGCCGCCGGAGTACAACCAACAACTGCGAGCCTCCGAAATCACCCTGCCCGAGGTTATACAGAAGTCCGGCTACAGGACATTCTTCGCGGGTAAGTGGCACCTCGGCAGCAGGGGGTCCTGGCCGACCGACCACGGCTTCGAGATCAACAGCGGCGGATGGGACGTCGGCAGTCCCCGCGGCGGATACTTTTCTCCGTGGCAAAATCCTAACCTCCACTCCGGCACGGCGGGCGAGTCGCTCACTCTGCGTCTCGGCAGAGAAACCGCGAATTTCATCGAATCCAGCAGGGACGAACCGTTTTTCGCCTACCTTTCCTTCTACAGCGTGCATAGTCCTATCCAGACCACACCCCGACTCTGGAAGAAATACCGGCGTAAGGCAGTCGCAGCCGGCCTGGCCAGGGAACGCTTTGTCTTCGACCGTCGCCTCAGCGTGCGTCAGGTGCAGGACTGCCCCGTGTATGCGGGTATGATCGAAACCATGGACAATGCCGTCGGCATGGTGCTCCGGAAACTCGACGAACTCGGACTCACCGAACACACCATCGTATGCTTTACATCCGACAATGGAGGGGTCTCCTCGGGCGATGCCTATTCGACCTGCAATTTGCCTCTGCGCGGTGGTAAAGGGCGTCAGTGGGAAGGCGGCATACGTGAACCTTTCTATCTCAAGGCACCCGGTATCACCAGACCGGGCTCGACGAACGCAGTACCGGTCAGCGGCATCGACTGGTATCCGACCCTGCTTGAACTGGTCGGCCTTCAGGTGCCGGAAAGCCAACAGGTAGACGGTGTCAGTCTGGTGCCTTTACTGCAAGGAAAATCTATCCCCGGACGGCCTCTCTACTGGCATTACCCGCACTACGGCAACCAGGGTGGCGAACCTTCGTCCATCATTACCGAGAACAACTGGAAATTGATTCACTACCACGAGGATGGTCGCGACGAGCTATATCACCTCGCCAGGGACGAAACTGAACAAACGAACCTTGCCACCACCGAACTCCGGCGGGTCAGGATCATGCGGACAAGACTTGACTCCTGGCTCACAGCAACCGGGGCGAAGTTTCCGATCCGGGACAGCAAAGCCGATCTGGTCAAACGCAAAGCCCGCTTCGATTCTCTGGCAACTCTGGGAAAGGAAAAACTCGAACGTCAGCACGGGGATTTTCTTAACCCTGACTTCAGACCCAACAGCGACTGGTGGGGCAGCGTTCCCGGAGACTAA
- a CDS encoding NADH:flavin oxidoreductase: protein MQFPRIASFRTSAGFQARLDELQLQLPFMSDFEGGPNSSLADPLITRAGQIGNRFCILPMEGWDGTTEGRPSELTKRRWKRFGLSGAKLIWGGEAVAVRHDGRDNPYQLVINELNAGPLAELRQTLVDAHAEHFDSTDDLCIGLQLTHSGRFAAPTRGMGPQPRPIYRHPILDRRCGVTSDDCLMTDDDLKRLADEFVMAACLAQRIGFTWVDIKHCHGYLGHELLSGFDRSGPFGGSFENRTRFLRTIVDGIRTEAAGLEIGVRISMFDFVPFRSGPDGTGVPEVHGVYRHAFGGDSSGTGIDLNEPAEFLSLLIQLGIELVSTTCGSPYYNPHIQRPAIFPPSDGYQPPEDPLVGVDRQIQLTAELKRRFPELIFVGSGYSYLQEWLPSVAEAAVNGGMVDSVGLGRMALSYPELPYDVLTGRTSSRKKLCRTFSDCTTAPRNGLVSGCFPLDPFYKDHADRDALDQIKKKRNE, encoded by the coding sequence ATGCAGTTTCCCCGAATCGCGTCCTTCCGCACTTCCGCCGGATTTCAGGCGAGACTCGACGAGTTGCAGCTGCAGCTTCCGTTTATGAGCGATTTTGAAGGCGGACCGAATTCGTCACTGGCTGATCCGCTGATAACGCGCGCCGGTCAGATTGGAAATCGTTTTTGTATTCTGCCGATGGAAGGCTGGGACGGAACAACCGAAGGACGACCATCGGAGCTCACCAAACGCCGCTGGAAACGATTTGGACTGAGCGGCGCAAAGCTGATCTGGGGTGGAGAAGCCGTCGCTGTTCGTCATGATGGACGAGACAACCCTTACCAGCTCGTTATCAATGAGTTAAATGCCGGTCCGCTGGCAGAGCTTCGCCAGACTCTTGTTGATGCCCACGCTGAACATTTTGATTCAACGGACGATCTGTGTATCGGACTGCAATTGACTCATTCCGGCCGCTTCGCCGCGCCCACCCGTGGAATGGGTCCTCAGCCGCGACCAATCTACCGGCATCCGATTCTCGACCGGCGCTGTGGCGTAACATCAGACGATTGTCTGATGACCGATGACGATCTGAAGAGACTGGCGGATGAATTTGTAATGGCCGCCTGTTTGGCGCAGAGGATCGGATTCACCTGGGTCGATATCAAACATTGTCACGGTTACCTGGGACACGAGCTGCTCTCCGGTTTTGATCGTTCCGGCCCGTTTGGAGGCAGTTTTGAAAACCGGACTCGATTCCTGCGCACCATCGTGGATGGTATCCGCACGGAAGCTGCAGGACTCGAGATCGGCGTACGTATCAGCATGTTTGACTTTGTTCCGTTCAGGTCAGGGCCCGATGGCACCGGGGTACCGGAAGTACACGGTGTCTATCGTCACGCATTTGGAGGCGATTCCTCCGGTACCGGAATTGACTTGAACGAACCCGCCGAATTTTTGAGTCTGCTGATTCAACTCGGGATTGAACTGGTCTCCACGACCTGCGGCAGCCCGTACTACAATCCACATATTCAGCGTCCCGCGATATTCCCCCCGTCCGACGGCTATCAGCCGCCAGAGGACCCGCTGGTCGGTGTTGACCGTCAAATTCAGCTGACCGCGGAACTCAAAAGACGGTTTCCGGAACTAATCTTTGTTGGCAGTGGCTACAGTTACCTGCAGGAATGGCTGCCGTCTGTAGCGGAGGCCGCCGTCAATGGTGGTATGGTCGACAGCGTTGGGCTGGGGCGGATGGCACTGTCGTATCCGGAACTGCCGTATGATGTACTTACCGGACGGACCAGTTCAAGGAAAAAACTTTGTCGTACATTCAGTGACTGTACCACAGCACCCAGAAACGGTCTTGTCAGTGGCTGTTTTCCACTGGATCCATTCTACAAAGATCATGCGGATCGTGACGCTCTGGATCAGATAAAAAAAAAGCGTAACGAATAG
- a CDS encoding DUF1552 domain-containing protein: MTLIITDRHLSRRKLLQGTGAAIALPMLNAMQPAIASAAINPPIHRIAVVYVPNGIVMKHWTPNQTGTEFPFPRILKSLQPFRDQITVISGLENTAPTKVRGGGHAKASGSFLSGMPPKFTAGADVRAGITFDQVAAGKWASETRVPSLQLGLEDSRMVGNCDSGSSCAYTNSISWKDAETPMPVDVNPRSVFERLFGTVDPGLSAEDRARRLLYRRSILDVTRESTRELFNRLGADDQRRMDEYLTSIREVEKRISDAEKRELIPGINKPSGIPFEFPDYARMMLDLQVIAFQSDLTRVSSIMFGREGSVRTYPEIGVADPHHPLTHHRGHPDFIERVTKINCLHVELFAYFLERLKATQDGAGSLLDRSAILYGGGLSDGNTHSSTDLPLLVAGGLCGTGGRHIEVDRQPITNLFVDLLNRVDISTGSFGDSTGRLDTDS, encoded by the coding sequence ATGACACTGATTATTACAGACAGGCACCTCTCACGCCGCAAACTGCTTCAGGGGACCGGGGCTGCGATTGCCTTGCCGATGCTCAACGCCATGCAACCGGCCATTGCTTCAGCAGCGATCAATCCGCCGATCCATCGAATCGCTGTCGTATATGTTCCCAACGGCATTGTCATGAAGCACTGGACTCCGAATCAAACCGGAACGGAATTCCCGTTTCCGCGGATCCTGAAATCACTACAGCCGTTTCGCGATCAGATCACAGTGATTTCAGGACTGGAGAATACCGCGCCAACTAAAGTCAGAGGCGGTGGCCATGCCAAAGCATCGGGTAGTTTTCTTTCCGGCATGCCTCCAAAGTTTACTGCGGGAGCCGATGTTCGCGCGGGAATCACGTTCGACCAGGTGGCCGCCGGCAAATGGGCCTCAGAAACACGGGTCCCGTCGCTGCAACTTGGCCTCGAAGATTCACGAATGGTCGGCAACTGTGATTCCGGTTCAAGCTGTGCCTATACCAACAGCATTTCCTGGAAGGACGCGGAAACACCGATGCCCGTTGACGTCAATCCTCGATCGGTGTTCGAGCGACTGTTTGGAACTGTTGATCCTGGTCTGTCAGCTGAAGATCGCGCCCGCCGACTGCTGTACCGCAGGAGTATTCTGGACGTCACCCGTGAAAGTACGCGGGAATTGTTCAATCGGCTCGGGGCAGATGACCAACGCAGGATGGATGAATATCTCACCTCAATTCGTGAAGTGGAGAAGCGTATTTCCGATGCAGAAAAACGTGAACTCATCCCGGGGATCAACAAACCTTCGGGAATCCCGTTTGAGTTTCCTGACTACGCCAGAATGATGCTGGATCTTCAGGTCATCGCCTTTCAGTCGGATCTGACGCGCGTATCCAGCATCATGTTCGGTCGTGAGGGCAGCGTGCGCACCTATCCTGAAATTGGCGTCGCCGATCCTCATCATCCACTCACACACCATCGTGGTCATCCCGACTTCATCGAACGAGTTACCAAGATCAACTGTCTGCATGTGGAGTTATTCGCGTACTTCCTCGAACGACTCAAAGCGACACAAGACGGAGCAGGTTCACTGCTGGACCGGTCAGCCATTCTTTACGGTGGCGGACTCAGTGACGGCAACACTCATTCCAGCACGGACCTGCCGCTGCTGGTTGCCGGCGGGTTGTGCGGAACCGGAGGCCGGCACATTGAGGTCGACCGACAGCCGATCACCAATCTGTTCGTGGACCTGCTCAATCGAGTCGACATTTCGACCGGATCCTTCGGTGACAGTACAGGACGGCTCGACACAGACAGTTAG
- a CDS encoding sulfatase yields the protein MNVLILAVAFALSLSPLSAKPKHPNVLMICVDDLRPELNCFGVDYVRSPNIDGLAARGRPFHRHYVQAPTCGASRYTLLTGTCGPTTNGALFSRAGNRKHSDFPGFFRKHGYVTVSVGKVSHHPGGRGGSNWDDDTKHEMPESWDRHLMPTGLWKHPRGAMHGLANGEIRSKAWKMDVYQTFDGPDNAYPDGLIVEEALRQLDHLGRQAAGKPFFLAVGIIRPHLPFGAPLRYVTPYLSTTLPPTPHPLKPSGKTTWHNSGEFMKYNRWKRNPNTDAAFALEIRRHYAGCVTYADALVGRILARLKQLKLEDNTIVVLWGDHGWHLGEHAVWGKHTLFEESLRSPLIISYKGIPKPGTATRSVVETLDIFPTVCALAGLDSPDFLQGRSLIPILNNPKSRGHSAIAYRANAQTIRTATHRLIAHSGGELELYDHTTPQGETKNLAATQPGKAGKLLRQLTARLEKN from the coding sequence ATGAACGTATTGATTCTGGCCGTCGCTTTTGCCTTAAGCCTTTCTCCGCTTTCCGCAAAGCCGAAGCATCCCAATGTCCTGATGATCTGCGTGGACGACCTTCGCCCTGAACTGAACTGCTTCGGGGTCGACTACGTCAGGTCACCGAACATCGATGGACTGGCTGCCCGGGGTCGCCCTTTTCATCGACATTACGTACAAGCGCCCACCTGCGGAGCATCCCGTTACACCTTACTGACCGGCACCTGCGGTCCGACCACTAACGGCGCGCTCTTTTCGCGAGCCGGCAACCGCAAGCATTCTGATTTTCCCGGTTTTTTCAGGAAGCACGGCTACGTCACCGTCTCCGTTGGCAAAGTCTCCCATCATCCCGGGGGACGGGGAGGCAGCAACTGGGATGACGACACCAAACATGAAATGCCCGAATCATGGGATCGCCACCTGATGCCGACCGGCCTCTGGAAGCACCCGCGCGGTGCCATGCATGGCCTCGCCAACGGGGAAATTCGCAGCAAGGCCTGGAAGATGGACGTCTACCAGACATTCGATGGCCCCGACAACGCGTATCCCGACGGACTCATTGTCGAAGAGGCCCTCCGTCAACTCGACCACCTTGGCAGACAGGCCGCCGGGAAGCCCTTCTTCCTCGCTGTCGGCATCATTCGCCCTCACCTTCCATTCGGAGCGCCGCTGCGGTACGTCACCCCCTATCTCAGCACCACGCTGCCACCCACGCCACACCCTCTGAAGCCTTCAGGCAAAACCACCTGGCACAACTCAGGGGAGTTCATGAAATACAACCGCTGGAAACGCAACCCGAACACCGACGCTGCCTTCGCTCTGGAGATACGGCGGCACTACGCCGGCTGCGTAACCTATGCCGACGCGTTGGTGGGACGCATCCTCGCCAGGCTCAAACAATTGAAACTGGAGGACAACACCATCGTTGTCCTGTGGGGTGACCATGGCTGGCATCTGGGCGAACACGCCGTCTGGGGAAAGCACACCCTCTTTGAGGAATCCCTCCGCTCCCCGCTGATCATCTCTTACAAAGGGATTCCAAAACCAGGAACAGCAACCCGCTCCGTTGTCGAGACCCTGGACATTTTTCCCACTGTCTGTGCCTTGGCCGGACTGGACAGCCCCGACTTCCTGCAGGGCCGTTCCCTGATTCCAATCCTAAACAACCCAAAGTCCCGGGGACATTCCGCCATCGCCTACCGTGCGAACGCCCAAACCATTCGTACCGCCACCCATCGGCTCATTGCCCACAGCGGGGGTGAACTCGAACTATACGACCACACCACCCCACAGGGTGAAACGAAAAATCTGGCTGCCACCCAACCCGGGAAAGCCGGTAAACTGCTCAGACAACTCACGGCCAGGCTGGAAAAAAATTAA
- a CDS encoding GGDEF domain-containing protein, with amino-acid sequence MSSRDSYDEALADTGIEPGGTANSGNSAERRGCLLQIYPVPDIPRLTRLVFDRAVLGRDSTCHITVDDPSVSRMHAIVEWSNGTYCLTDLNSTNGSWISGKKPDPQTPLAGGELIRLGNTILKFMMLPDEEAQYHSFVHELMARDALTNSFNRAWLMPLLGRELENCRQESFQLSVIFIDIDRFKLTNDKHGHLIGDEVLRTFCDRIHPVLNRTCSLCRFGGDEFVVVCPQSSLTVTVKIAEGIRHEISEKPFQTQAGQLNVTCSMGVTCTDGHLLSDVDELLSAADKLLYRAKSQGRNCIHCADGDAMSGESAATVV; translated from the coding sequence GTGAGCTCCAGGGATTCATATGACGAAGCGCTGGCCGATACGGGCATCGAACCCGGTGGCACAGCGAACAGTGGCAACTCTGCGGAAAGGCGGGGCTGTTTGCTGCAGATCTACCCTGTTCCCGACATACCCCGGCTCACGCGTCTGGTTTTCGACCGGGCAGTTCTTGGTCGGGACTCCACCTGCCACATTACCGTTGATGATCCGAGTGTTTCCCGGATGCATGCAATTGTCGAATGGTCAAACGGGACCTACTGTCTCACTGATCTGAACAGCACAAACGGGAGCTGGATCAGCGGGAAAAAACCGGATCCTCAGACTCCGCTGGCAGGTGGCGAATTAATACGACTGGGAAACACAATCCTGAAGTTCATGATGCTGCCGGATGAAGAAGCTCAGTATCACAGCTTCGTTCACGAACTGATGGCGCGAGATGCACTCACCAACTCATTCAATCGCGCCTGGCTCATGCCGTTGCTTGGACGCGAGCTGGAGAACTGCAGACAGGAATCGTTCCAGCTGTCGGTTATTTTTATCGATATTGATCGCTTCAAGCTGACCAACGACAAACATGGCCACCTCATCGGCGACGAAGTTCTCCGGACTTTTTGCGATCGCATTCACCCGGTTCTGAACAGGACATGCAGTCTGTGTCGATTTGGCGGAGATGAGTTTGTTGTCGTATGTCCGCAGTCGTCGCTGACAGTGACCGTAAAAATTGCTGAAGGGATTCGTCACGAAATTTCAGAAAAACCTTTCCAGACTCAGGCCGGGCAGCTCAATGTTACCTGCAGTATGGGGGTCACCTGTACAGATGGCCATTTGCTCTCTGACGTGGATGAACTGTTGTCGGCCGCAGACAAATTGCTTTACCGAGCTAAATCTCAGGGCCGCAACTGTATCCATTGTGCTGACGGTGATGCGATGTCCGGGGAGTCTGCGGCGACAGTGGTTTAG